One Malania oleifera isolate guangnan ecotype guangnan chromosome 9, ASM2987363v1, whole genome shotgun sequence DNA segment encodes these proteins:
- the LOC131165007 gene encoding cytochrome b5 domain-containing protein RLF isoform X1: MDKDNDFTFCQVGSAMDQDGFEAQNSVPDISGITIKDEFSNSAASNQDGGFSLRESSLEKPASNKQETVGSLSFNVIETSPPIRLSELSRQSTSQDAGNSFKAPQEQKIVARKPAPRAKVPFEKGYSQMDWLKLTRTHPDLAGLKGQSNKRLVSMNEVKQHQTGGAMWTVLKGRVYNLSPYMKFHPGGVDMLMKAVGKDCTSLFSILCWIRFYLMVSGVYKKILFVHVFFYAVNKVFHPEYTVCHFLSSSF, encoded by the exons ATGGATAAAGATAACGACTTCACCTTTTGTCAG gTTGGTTCGGCTATGGACCAAGATGGTTTTGAGGCACAGAATTCTGTCCCTGATATTAGTGGTATCACTATAAAAGACGAATTCTCAAACAGCGCTGCTAGTAATCAGGATGGTGGGTTTTCATTGAGAGAGAGTTCTCTGGAAAAGCCTGCTTCAAACAAACAGGAAACAGTTGGTTCTTTGTCTTTTAATGTCATTGAGACTTCGCCTCCTATTCGATTGAGTGAATTGTCAAGACAGTCAACATCACAAGATGCTGGAAATTCATTTAAAGCTCCACAAGAGCAGAAAATTGTAGCAAGGAAGCCTGCACCTCGGGCAAAGGTTCCTTTTGAGAAGGGTTATAGTCAAATGGACTGGCTTAAGCTTACTCGGACGCATCCCGACCTAGCAG GATTGAAGGGACAGTCAAATAAGAGGCTTGTTTCTATGAATGAAGTCAAGCAACACCAAACCGGAGGGGCAATGTGGACTGTTCTAAAAGGCCGCGTATACAACTTGTCTCCATACATGAAATTTCATCCTGGAG GTGTTGATATGTTAATGAAGGCTGTGGGAAAAGACTGCACTTCTTTATTCAGTATCCTTTGCTGGATTAGATTCTATTTAATGGTCTCTGgagtttataaaaaaatattgtttgtTCATGTTTTCTTTTATGCAGTTAATAAAGTCTTTCATCCTGAATATACAGTTTGTCACTTTTTATCATCATCATTCTAG
- the LOC131165007 gene encoding cytochrome b5 domain-containing protein RLF isoform X2, whose product MDKDNDFTFCQVGSAMDQDGFEAQNSVPDISGITIKDEFSNSAASNQDGGFSLRESSLEKPASNKQETVGSLSFNVIETSPPIRLSELSRQSTSQDAGNSFKAPQEQKIVARKPAPRAKVPFEKGYSQMDWLKLTRTHPDLAGLKGQSNKRLVSMNEVKQHQTGGAMWTVLKGRVYNLSPYMKFHPGGVDMLMKAVGKDCTSLFNKYHAWVNAEFLLEKCLVGLLDDSH is encoded by the exons ATGGATAAAGATAACGACTTCACCTTTTGTCAG gTTGGTTCGGCTATGGACCAAGATGGTTTTGAGGCACAGAATTCTGTCCCTGATATTAGTGGTATCACTATAAAAGACGAATTCTCAAACAGCGCTGCTAGTAATCAGGATGGTGGGTTTTCATTGAGAGAGAGTTCTCTGGAAAAGCCTGCTTCAAACAAACAGGAAACAGTTGGTTCTTTGTCTTTTAATGTCATTGAGACTTCGCCTCCTATTCGATTGAGTGAATTGTCAAGACAGTCAACATCACAAGATGCTGGAAATTCATTTAAAGCTCCACAAGAGCAGAAAATTGTAGCAAGGAAGCCTGCACCTCGGGCAAAGGTTCCTTTTGAGAAGGGTTATAGTCAAATGGACTGGCTTAAGCTTACTCGGACGCATCCCGACCTAGCAG GATTGAAGGGACAGTCAAATAAGAGGCTTGTTTCTATGAATGAAGTCAAGCAACACCAAACCGGAGGGGCAATGTGGACTGTTCTAAAAGGCCGCGTATACAACTTGTCTCCATACATGAAATTTCATCCTGGAG GTGTTGATATGTTAATGAAGGCTGTGGGAAAAGACTGCACTTCTTTATTCA ACAAGTACCATGCTTGGGTGAATGCTGAATTCTTGTTGGAGAAGTGTCTTGTAGGTCTTTTAGATGATAGCCATTGA
- the LOC131165008 gene encoding protein DUF642 L-GALACTONO-1,4-LACTONE-RESPONSIVE GENE 2, giving the protein MAVGISVLLLLCSLFAGSALAATVFEGLLPNGNFEIPPKRTNLKKTVIIGKNSLPKWEIKGLVEYIKGGPQPGGMYFAVAHGVHAVRLGNEASISQTIPVKPGSLYALTFGATRTCAQDEVLRVSVFPQTGDLPLQTLYSSNGGDVYAWGFRPTSNFAKVSFHNPGIQENPACGPLLDIVAIKELFPPRITKDNLVKNSGFEEGPHQIVNSSNGVLLPPRQEDITSPLPAWIIESLKAVKFIDSKHFNIPFGRAAVELVAGKESAIAQIIRTIPNKLYNLTFTVGDAKNGCHASMMVEAFAAKDTMKVPFKSSGKGEFRAVGFKFKAISARTRITFYSSFYHTRVDDLGSLCGPVLDHVIVLPAH; this is encoded by the exons ATGGCTGTGGGGATCTCAGTTCTGTTGCTTCTCTGCTCGCTCTTCGCTGGCTCTGCTCTAGCAGCTACTGTGTTTGAAG GACTCCTTCCAAATGGCAACTTTGAAATCCCTCCAAAGCGAACCAACCTCAAGAAAACAGTAATCATAGGAAAAAACTCACTGCCCAAATGGGAAATCAAGGGCCTCGTCGAGTACATCAAGGGCGGGCCTCAGCCCGGGGGCATGTACTTCGCGGTAGCTCATGGAGTCCACGCCGTGAGGCTGGGGAATGAGGCATCAATCTCTCAGACCATACCGGTTAAGCCGGGCTCTCTCTATGCCCTCACATTTGGGGCCACAAGGACCTGTGCTCAAGATGAGGTTTTGAGGGTCTCTGTCTTTCCCCAAACAGGGGACCTTCCCCTGCAGACTCTGTACAGCAGCAATGGAGGTGATGTTTATGCCTGGGGATTCAGACCCACTTCCAATTTTGCCAAGGTGAGCTTCCACAATCCTGGGATTCAAGAGAATCCAGCTTGTGGACCTCTGCTGGATATAGTTGCCATCAAAGAGCTCTTTCCTCCGCGGATTACGAAAG ATAATCTTGTGAAGAACAGTGGCTTTGAAGAAGGCCCCCATCAAATTGTAAACTCTTCAAATGGTGTCCTCCTCCCTCCTAGACAGGAAGATATCACGTCTCCTCTCCCTGCCTGGATCATTGAATCCCTTAAAGCTGTTAAGTTCATTGATTCCAAGCACTTCAACATCCCCTTCGGTCGCGCTGCAGTCGAACTTGTTGCAGGGAAAGAAAGTGCAATTGCTCAAATTATCAGGACTATACCAAACAAACTTTACAACCTGACATTCACCGTGGGAGATGCGAAAAATGGTTGCCATGCATCAATGATGGTTGAAgcatttgcagccaaagacaCGATGAAAGTTCCATTTAAGTCCAGTGGAAAGGGCGAGTTCAGGGCTGTTGGTTTCAAGTTCAAGGCAATTTCAGCCAGGACAAGAATCACATTCTACAGCTCTTTCTACCACACAAGGGTTGATGACCTCGGGTCTCTCTGCGGACCGGTACTTGATCATGTTATAGTTCTGCCTGCCCATTAG